One stretch of Sceloporus undulatus isolate JIND9_A2432 ecotype Alabama unplaced genomic scaffold, SceUnd_v1.1 scaffold_2545, whole genome shotgun sequence DNA includes these proteins:
- the LOC121917988 gene encoding gastrula zinc finger protein XlCGF49.1-like, which translates to MEGEGPAGNEQQRGNYEEPPATSMEITEPFMETEEEFGNQKELKRKRGNQRKNEDNNSSVPHDAIGLDQEECPVCGRICNCKSQLNTHLSVLMGKTPYECMECGKSFSQSGHLHTHQRTHTGEKPYKCMDCGKSFSQSGHLRSHQRSHTGERPYKCMECEKSFSHSGNLHSHQRTHTGEKPYKCMECGKSFSQSGNLHTHQR; encoded by the exons ATGGAAGGAGAAGGACCTGCAG GTAATGAGCAGCAGAGAGGGAACTATGAGGAGCCACCTGCCACGTCAATGGAAATTACGGAGCCTTTCATGGAAACAGAAGAGGAGTTTGGAAAtcaaaaggaactgaaaagaaaaaggggaaaccaAAGGAAGAACGAGGACAACAACTCCTCTGTCCCTCATGATGCCATAGGCTTAGATCAAGAAGAGTGTCCGGTCTGTGGGAGAATATGCAACTGTAAATCACAATTGAACACACACTTAAGCGTTCTCATGGGAAAGACACCATACGAATGCatggagtgtgggaagagcttcagtcagagtggacatctacacacacatcaaagaacccacacaggggagaaaccctataaatgcatggactgcgggaagagcttcagtcagagtggacatctacgttcacatcaaagaagccacacaggagaaaggccatataaatgcatggaatgtgagaagagtTTCAGTCACAGTGGAaatctacattcacatcaaagaacccacacaggagagaaaccctataaatgcatggaatgtgggaagagcttcagtcagagtggaaatctacacacacatcaaagaa